The Leptospira stimsonii genome includes the window AATCGAAAGGAAACCGTTTTGTCCGGGGGGAAAGGTAAGATAAAGAACAGAAACGGAGGAAAACCACAGGTTTTATTACCCAAGATCGCTCTGGACTCGAAAATCGAAGGATTTTAAAATTTTGAGCGTTTTTAGTTGACATTTACTAATGTTTTGAGTAGTATATACATATCCGTTAAGTGGAATTATTTGTGGTTTTATCGTTTTATGTCGTCTAATTTAATAAGAATGGAGAGAAGACTATGATCATTCGATCTCTGCAAGAATCAGCAAATTACCAGAGAAAACGTGGTGGTCTCGCAGGTGCTGGCCCTAATTGGAGGGAAAGAACTCGTGCGGGAGAATCCAATCTGAAATCCTTCGCGGATTATCTGGAAGAAGCGTTCGAAGGGGAAGTAGTTCAACAGGGGACCTGGTTTGCAGATTCTCTGTCTGAGCTCAGTAAAAACAACCTGAAGCGGATTTGAAGTCTGGCGGAAAACTCTCGGAAAGGTTGAGCCCTTTCCCGGATCCCAGAGCGCGCATAGCGTATGAAGCCGAGTCCTTGCAAGATTGGGAACTTTTGGCGGTACTTCTGGGAAGGGGAAATCGGGCTCAACCGATCGACGAACTGAGTCGGAGTATTCTCCATCATAGCCGGGGCTTGGGTGGCCTTCTTCAGAAGAAGGTTTCGGATCTAATACAAATCCCAGGCGTCGGTCCGGCAAAGGCAACAACCTTGCTTGCGGCCGTAGAATTCGCAAGGCGTCTCAAATGGGAGGCTCTCAAGGGGAAACGTTATTCACCGGAGCATCTCATCAATTATCTTTCCACCAGTCTCATTCCCAAAAACAGAGAATGTTTTGTTCTGATTACACTTTCTCCCGAAGGTGCTGTTTTACGAGCCGAGATCGTTGCGGTGGGAAGTTTGGAAGAAGTGGGAGTGCAGAGCCGGGATCTTCTGAAGATCATCTTAAACGACGCGGCTTCTTCCGTGATCATCGCACACAATCATCCCGAGTCGAGTTCGAAACCGAGTAAGGACGATCTTTGGATCTATAAGAATTTCAAAAAACTTTTGGAATCGCTCGGATTGGAACTCATTGACCAATGGATTTTTGGAATTGACGGGATCTATTCCTGTAAGGAAGGTAAGGTTCTTCAGGCTGAAACGAAGTGTTGAAAAATTTACCGATTCTTTGGATATTAGTGAGGAGAGATTACGCCTTA containing:
- a CDS encoding LIC12298 family protein, which codes for MIIRSLQESANYQRKRGGLAGAGPNWRERTRAGESNLKSFADYLEEAFEGEVVQQGTWFADSLSELSKNNLKRI
- a CDS encoding JAB domain-containing protein, with translation MKSGGKLSERLSPFPDPRARIAYEAESLQDWELLAVLLGRGNRAQPIDELSRSILHHSRGLGGLLQKKVSDLIQIPGVGPAKATTLLAAVEFARRLKWEALKGKRYSPEHLINYLSTSLIPKNRECFVLITLSPEGAVLRAEIVAVGSLEEVGVQSRDLLKIILNDAASSVIIAHNHPESSSKPSKDDLWIYKNFKKLLESLGLELIDQWIFGIDGIYSCKEGKVLQAETKC